One Gossypium raimondii isolate GPD5lz chromosome 3, ASM2569854v1, whole genome shotgun sequence genomic window carries:
- the LOC105795489 gene encoding DUF21 domain-containing protein At2g14520 isoform X1: MAVEYSCCELEFFIHILIVVLLVLFAGLMSGLTLGLMSMSLVDLEVLAKSGTPKDRKHAEKILPVVKKQHLLLCTLLICNAAAMEALPIFLDSLVTAWGAILISVTLILLFGEIIPQSVCSRYGLAIGATVAPFVQVLVWICFPVAYPISKLLDFLLGHGHVALFRRAELKTLVNLHGNEAGKGGELTHDETTIIAGALELSEKTAKDAMTPISETFAIDINAKLDRELMSLILEKGHSRVPVYYEHPTNIIGLVLVKNLLTVHPEDEVPVKSVTIRRIPRVQDTLPLYDILNEFQKGHSHMAVVVRQCNKTDQPPSSNSSRSPLPEVKVDIDGEKYPQENALRRKRSLKKWKSFPTSNDSFKSGSRSRKWSKGTDSDILHLNGSPLPQLPEEEEAVGIITMEDVIEELLQEEIFDETDHHYDDS; encoded by the exons ATGGCGGTGGAGTACAGTTGTTGTGAATTGGAGTTCTTTATTCACATATTAATAGTAGTGTTGTTGGTATTGTTCGCGGGTTTGATGTCGGGGCTTACTTTGGGCCTTATGTCGATGAGTCTCGTCGATCTTGAGGTTCTTGCCAAGTCCGGTACTCCCAAGGATCGTAAACATGCTG AAAAAATATTGCCGGTTGTCAAAAAACAGCATTTGTTGCTTTGTACACTACTTATATGCAATGCTGCTGCAATGgag gCACTTCCCATTTTCCTTGATAGTTTGGTCACCGCTTGGGGTGCTATCTTGATTTCAGTGACCTTGATTCTTCTGTTTGGTGAG ATAATACCGCAATCCGTCTGTTCACGATACGGTTTGGCAATTGGTGCAACTGTAGCTCCATTCGTTCAAGTTCTTGTTTGGATCTGTTTTCCTGTTGCATACCCAATAAGCAAG CTGTTAGACTTTTTACTAGGCCATGGACATGTAGCACTTTTTCGAAGAGCCGAGTTGAAAACCCTAGTAAATTTGCACGGGAACGAG GCTGGAAAAGGTGGAGAACTGACGCACGATGAGACAACAATTATAGCTGGAGCACTTGAGCTCTCCGAGAAAACAGCTAAAGATGCCATGACTCCTATATCCGAAACATTTGCTATTGATATTAACGCCAAGCTTGACAG GGAATTGATGAGTTTAATTTTGGAGAAAGGACATAGCAGAGTTCCAGTTTATTATGAGCACCCTACAAACATTATTGGACTTGTTTTg GTCAAGAATTTATTAACAGTCCACCCTGAAGATGAAGTTCCTGTGAAGAGTGTCACTATACGAAGGATTCCAAG GGTTCAAGACACTCTACCGTTGTACgatatattaaatgaatttcaAAAAGGTCATAGCCATATGGCCGTTGTTGTAAGACAGTGCAACAAGACAGACCAGCCGCCTTCTAGCAACTCATCTAGGA GCCCTTTGCCGGAAGTGAAGGTTGACATTGATGGTGAGAAATATCCTCAAGAAAATGCTTTAAGACGTAAACGATCACTGAAGAAGTGGAAGAGCTTTCCCACTTCGAATGATTCTTTTAAAAGTGGTTCCCGGAGCCGGAAATGGTCAAAGGGTACTGATTCTGACATCTTACATCTAAATGGCAGTCCACTTCCACAGCTCCCTGAAGAAGAGGAGGCTGTTGGCATTATAACAATGGAAGATGTCATTGAAGAGCTTTTACAG GAGGAGATCTTTGACGAGACGGATCATCATTACGATGACTCATGA
- the LOC105795489 gene encoding DUF21 domain-containing protein At2g14520 isoform X2, producing the protein MLALPIFLDSLVTAWGAILISVTLILLFGEIIPQSVCSRYGLAIGATVAPFVQVLVWICFPVAYPISKLLDFLLGHGHVALFRRAELKTLVNLHGNEAGKGGELTHDETTIIAGALELSEKTAKDAMTPISETFAIDINAKLDRELMSLILEKGHSRVPVYYEHPTNIIGLVLVKNLLTVHPEDEVPVKSVTIRRIPRVQDTLPLYDILNEFQKGHSHMAVVVRQCNKTDQPPSSNSSRSPLPEVKVDIDGEKYPQENALRRKRSLKKWKSFPTSNDSFKSGSRSRKWSKGTDSDILHLNGSPLPQLPEEEEAVGIITMEDVIEELLQEEIFDETDHHYDDS; encoded by the exons ATGCTG gCACTTCCCATTTTCCTTGATAGTTTGGTCACCGCTTGGGGTGCTATCTTGATTTCAGTGACCTTGATTCTTCTGTTTGGTGAG ATAATACCGCAATCCGTCTGTTCACGATACGGTTTGGCAATTGGTGCAACTGTAGCTCCATTCGTTCAAGTTCTTGTTTGGATCTGTTTTCCTGTTGCATACCCAATAAGCAAG CTGTTAGACTTTTTACTAGGCCATGGACATGTAGCACTTTTTCGAAGAGCCGAGTTGAAAACCCTAGTAAATTTGCACGGGAACGAG GCTGGAAAAGGTGGAGAACTGACGCACGATGAGACAACAATTATAGCTGGAGCACTTGAGCTCTCCGAGAAAACAGCTAAAGATGCCATGACTCCTATATCCGAAACATTTGCTATTGATATTAACGCCAAGCTTGACAG GGAATTGATGAGTTTAATTTTGGAGAAAGGACATAGCAGAGTTCCAGTTTATTATGAGCACCCTACAAACATTATTGGACTTGTTTTg GTCAAGAATTTATTAACAGTCCACCCTGAAGATGAAGTTCCTGTGAAGAGTGTCACTATACGAAGGATTCCAAG GGTTCAAGACACTCTACCGTTGTACgatatattaaatgaatttcaAAAAGGTCATAGCCATATGGCCGTTGTTGTAAGACAGTGCAACAAGACAGACCAGCCGCCTTCTAGCAACTCATCTAGGA GCCCTTTGCCGGAAGTGAAGGTTGACATTGATGGTGAGAAATATCCTCAAGAAAATGCTTTAAGACGTAAACGATCACTGAAGAAGTGGAAGAGCTTTCCCACTTCGAATGATTCTTTTAAAAGTGGTTCCCGGAGCCGGAAATGGTCAAAGGGTACTGATTCTGACATCTTACATCTAAATGGCAGTCCACTTCCACAGCTCCCTGAAGAAGAGGAGGCTGTTGGCATTATAACAATGGAAGATGTCATTGAAGAGCTTTTACAG GAGGAGATCTTTGACGAGACGGATCATCATTACGATGACTCATGA